The following proteins are co-located in the Haloprofundus halophilus genome:
- the melA gene encoding alpha-glucosidase/alpha-galactosidase — MPTVAFLGAGSMVFARKLVGDILSFEALSDSTIALMDVDGHRLARTTRVAEAMVENGGIDATIESTTDRREALDGADYVLNMINVGGTEPFENEIRIPERYGVEQAIGDTLGPGGIFRALRTIPVMLDIAADMEELCPDALLMNYTNPMAILCWALFEATEVETVGLCHSVPHTAEAIADYVGVPQEELDYWVAGINHLAWFLRCEHDGEDLYPRLEGAMEDPETYRRDTVRFEMLRHFGAFPTESSHHLSEYVPYFRTESETIDRMRGTDYAERMATATYLEGWKERSAERDGAFSDVDLETVSIERSEEYASRIIHSLETDTPRRFNLNVSNRTNAIQNLPDEACVEVPCFVDGTGIHPCSVGELPPELVGLVRTNVSVQQLAVQGALEGDREAVHRAVKLDPLTAAALNLDEIHEMTEELIAANEAYLPALGRACAD; from the coding sequence ATGCCTACGGTCGCGTTCCTCGGCGCTGGAAGTATGGTCTTCGCCCGAAAACTCGTCGGCGATATCCTCTCGTTCGAGGCCCTATCGGACAGCACTATCGCGCTGATGGACGTCGACGGGCACCGTCTCGCACGGACGACCCGTGTCGCAGAGGCGATGGTCGAGAACGGCGGCATCGACGCGACGATCGAGTCGACGACCGACCGTCGCGAGGCGCTCGACGGCGCGGACTACGTCCTCAACATGATCAACGTCGGCGGCACCGAACCGTTCGAGAACGAGATACGCATCCCCGAGCGATACGGCGTCGAACAGGCTATCGGCGACACGCTCGGCCCCGGCGGCATCTTCCGGGCACTCCGAACGATTCCCGTGATGCTCGACATCGCGGCGGATATGGAAGAGCTCTGTCCCGACGCGCTCCTGATGAACTACACGAACCCGATGGCGATTCTCTGCTGGGCGCTGTTCGAGGCGACCGAGGTCGAAACCGTCGGCCTCTGTCACAGCGTCCCGCACACTGCTGAGGCCATCGCCGACTACGTCGGCGTTCCGCAGGAGGAACTCGACTACTGGGTCGCCGGCATCAACCACCTGGCCTGGTTCCTGCGCTGTGAACACGACGGCGAGGACCTCTATCCGCGGCTGGAGGGGGCGATGGAAGACCCGGAGACGTACCGACGCGACACCGTCCGCTTCGAGATGCTGCGACACTTCGGCGCGTTCCCGACCGAGTCGAGCCACCACCTCAGCGAGTACGTCCCCTACTTCCGGACCGAGAGCGAGACCATCGACCGGATGCGGGGCACCGACTACGCCGAACGGATGGCGACGGCGACGTATCTCGAAGGCTGGAAAGAGCGCTCGGCGGAGCGCGACGGCGCGTTCTCCGACGTCGACCTCGAGACGGTCAGCATCGAGCGCTCCGAGGAGTACGCCTCACGCATCATTCACTCGCTGGAGACAGATACGCCGCGGCGGTTCAACCTCAACGTGAGCAACCGCACAAATGCGATACAGAACCTCCCCGACGAAGCGTGCGTCGAGGTGCCGTGCTTCGTCGACGGGACGGGCATCCACCCGTGTTCGGTCGGCGAACTCCCACCGGAGCTCGTCGGCCTCGTCCGGACGAACGTCAGCGTCCAGCAGCTCGCGGTGCAGGGTGCGCTGGAGGGGGACCGCGAGGCGGTCCACCGCGCGGTCAAACTCGACCCGCTCACCGCCGCAGCGCTGAACCTCGACGAGATCCACGAGATGACCGAGGAGCTCATCGCAGCGAACGAGGCGTATCTGCCGGCGCTCGGCCGAGCATGCGCCGACTGA
- the dgoD gene encoding galactonate dehydratase, which translates to MTKIIDYDLYEVPPRWLFLRIETSDGTVGWGEPVVEGRAKTVEGAVEELMDNYLLGEDPHSIEDHWQRMYRGGFYRGGPILMSAIAGIDQALWDIKGKYFGAPIYELLGGRARSRVRVYQWIGGDRPSEVGDAAAEKVSEGFTALKMNATSEMRRVDNPASVDSAVDRLREVRERVGPETDIGVDFHGRVSKPMAKRLAAALEPFDPMFIEEPVLPEHNDALPEIAAHTTIPIATGERMFSRWDFKEVFESQAVDVIQPDLSHAGGITEVKKIAAMAEAYDVAVAPHCPLGPIALASCIHVDACSPNALIQEQSLNIHYNETSDVLDYLQNPDVFHYDDGYVDIPDAPGLGIEVNEEYVEQQAEQTVDWHNPVWRNDDGSVAEW; encoded by the coding sequence ATGACGAAGATAATCGACTACGACCTGTACGAAGTACCGCCACGTTGGCTCTTCCTGCGCATCGAGACGAGCGACGGCACGGTCGGTTGGGGAGAACCGGTCGTCGAAGGTCGCGCGAAGACGGTCGAGGGAGCCGTCGAGGAGCTGATGGACAACTACCTCCTCGGTGAGGACCCGCACTCCATCGAGGACCACTGGCAGCGGATGTACCGCGGCGGCTTCTACCGCGGCGGTCCCATCCTGATGAGCGCCATCGCGGGTATCGACCAAGCGCTGTGGGACATCAAGGGCAAGTATTTCGGCGCGCCCATCTACGAACTGCTCGGCGGTCGAGCGCGGAGTCGAGTACGCGTCTACCAGTGGATCGGCGGCGACAGACCCTCCGAGGTCGGCGACGCCGCCGCCGAGAAAGTCTCGGAGGGGTTCACCGCGCTGAAGATGAACGCCACCTCCGAGATGCGTCGGGTCGACAACCCCGCGTCGGTCGACTCCGCGGTCGACAGACTCCGAGAGGTCCGCGAACGCGTCGGCCCGGAGACCGACATCGGCGTCGACTTCCACGGCCGCGTCTCGAAGCCGATGGCGAAACGCCTCGCAGCGGCGTTGGAACCGTTCGACCCGATGTTCATCGAGGAGCCCGTACTGCCGGAACACAACGACGCACTCCCCGAGATCGCCGCCCACACGACGATTCCCATCGCCACGGGCGAGCGGATGTTCTCGCGGTGGGATTTCAAGGAGGTGTTCGAGTCGCAGGCGGTCGACGTCATCCAGCCGGACCTCTCGCACGCCGGCGGCATCACCGAAGTGAAGAAGATCGCTGCGATGGCCGAGGCGTACGATGTCGCTGTGGCACCTCACTGTCCGCTCGGCCCCATCGCGCTCGCGTCCTGTATCCACGTCGACGCCTGCTCGCCGAACGCGCTCATCCAGGAACAGAGCCTCAACATCCACTACAACGAGACGAGCGACGTGCTCGACTACCTCCAGAATCCGGACGTGTTCCACTACGACGACGGGTACGTCGACATCCCGGACGCGCCCGGTCTCGGCATCGAGGTCAACGAGGAGTACGTCGAACAGCAGGCCGAACAGACGGTCGACTGGCACAACCCGGTGTGGCGTAACGACGACGGGAGCGTCGCCGAATGGTGA
- a CDS encoding SDR family NAD(P)-dependent oxidoreductase, translated as MVNLPDGGENGSVGLPTRDGRLSGRVAIVTGSTRGIGAGICRRFAAEGADVVVSGRSEAAGEAVAREIHNAPTAGDATFIQCDVRDPEAIESLVEGAVDEFGGVDVLVNNAGVQTETSVEDATLDDWSFVLETDFRAYWLAAKHAIDHMPAGGSIVNVSSNHAFVTMPEHFPYNAVKAGIDGMTRAMALELGPLGIRANTVNPGWIEVERTRQELEDGRYEAVEELHPLGRIGQPGDVASVATFLASDDAGFVTGESLLVDGGRSVVMEDDAFRSYKRRL; from the coding sequence ATGGTGAACCTCCCGGACGGCGGCGAAAACGGCAGCGTCGGTCTCCCGACGCGCGACGGTCGCCTCAGCGGCCGAGTCGCCATCGTCACCGGCTCGACCCGCGGGATCGGGGCCGGAATCTGTCGCCGCTTTGCGGCCGAAGGAGCGGACGTGGTCGTCTCCGGTCGCAGCGAAGCGGCGGGCGAGGCCGTCGCCCGAGAGATACACAACGCACCGACGGCGGGCGACGCGACGTTCATCCAGTGCGACGTGCGTGACCCGGAAGCCATCGAGTCGCTCGTCGAGGGAGCCGTCGACGAGTTCGGCGGCGTCGACGTGCTCGTCAACAACGCTGGCGTCCAAACCGAGACGAGCGTCGAAGACGCGACGCTCGACGACTGGTCGTTCGTCCTGGAAACCGACTTCCGCGCGTACTGGTTGGCCGCCAAGCACGCCATCGACCACATGCCTGCGGGCGGAAGTATCGTCAACGTCTCCTCGAATCACGCGTTCGTCACGATGCCCGAGCACTTCCCGTACAACGCGGTGAAGGCCGGGATCGACGGTATGACGCGGGCGATGGCGCTCGAACTCGGACCGCTTGGAATCCGGGCGAACACCGTCAATCCGGGCTGGATAGAGGTCGAACGGACGAGACAGGAACTCGAAGACGGCCGATACGAAGCCGTCGAGGAACTGCATCCACTCGGGCGCATCGGCCAACCGGGGGACGTCGCGAGCGTCGCGACGTTTCTGGCGAGCGACGACGCGGGGTTCGTCACCGGCGAGAGCCTCCTCGTCGACGGCGGCCGGTCGGTCGTGATGGAAGACGACGCGTTCAGGTCCTACAAGCGACGTCTGTAG
- a CDS encoding IclR family transcriptional regulator codes for MSRDERYPVGSVRTTFRIIEALEQRGSAGVTELADEIALSKSSVHKHLTTLESLNYVVRDEGTYRLGFRFLGLGNRVRSRSELVSIAKPAIENLSRTAGSVTNLMVAEHGYGIYAYRAGEQFETSSYLPPVGGRVYLHATAGGKAILSQLPDEEVQAVLDRRGLPSLTEKTITDEQALRRELRSVRDRGLAFERGEHLPSVQCVAAPVTASGRPVGAISVSGSIDQMSGKKLEEDLAGLVVSTGNAIEVTLLQQ; via the coding sequence ATGAGCAGAGACGAACGCTACCCGGTCGGTTCGGTTCGGACGACGTTCAGAATCATCGAAGCGCTCGAACAGCGGGGGAGCGCCGGCGTCACCGAACTCGCAGACGAGATAGCGCTCTCGAAGAGTTCGGTCCACAAACATCTGACGACGCTCGAATCGTTGAACTACGTCGTTAGAGACGAGGGAACGTACCGCCTCGGTTTTCGATTTCTCGGACTCGGAAACCGCGTTCGAAGCCGTTCGGAACTGGTCTCGATAGCGAAACCGGCGATAGAGAACCTCTCTCGGACCGCCGGCTCCGTGACGAATCTGATGGTCGCAGAACACGGCTACGGCATCTACGCCTACCGGGCGGGAGAGCAGTTCGAGACGTCCAGCTATCTGCCTCCCGTCGGCGGTCGCGTGTATCTGCACGCGACAGCCGGCGGAAAAGCGATCCTCTCGCAGCTCCCCGACGAGGAAGTGCAGGCGGTCCTCGACCGCCGAGGCCTCCCGTCGCTGACCGAGAAGACCATCACCGACGAACAGGCGCTTCGTCGGGAGCTTCGGTCGGTCCGCGACCGTGGACTCGCGTTCGAACGCGGCGAGCACCTCCCGTCAGTTCAGTGCGTCGCCGCACCCGTGACGGCGTCCGGTCGACCCGTTGGAGCGATCAGTGTCTCCGGGAGCATCGACCAGATGAGCGGGAAGAAACTCGAAGAAGATCTCGCGGGGTTAGTTGTTAGCACGGGTAACGCCATCGAGGTTACCCTTCTGCAGCAGTAG
- the rdfA gene encoding rod-determining factor RdfA has protein sequence MDSEKTGDDSERPNSKVARVIEAYDLGSEFGEQLERLWTGEGEERYSLRDLADYFNRRVLEAAVASTGTSMLDGEVENVYRLLTDDEVSSGMRTEARVRLERDGVDVERLERDFVTYQAIRSYLKEYRGAEYEGTSGADRVENATATIRRLRSRTATVTEGNLDQLRSNEHIALGEFRLFVEMNVLCEECGAQYGVDELLERGGCDCQRETDE, from the coding sequence ATGGACTCCGAAAAGACGGGCGACGACTCCGAACGGCCGAACAGCAAGGTCGCCCGCGTCATCGAAGCGTACGACCTCGGGTCCGAGTTCGGCGAACAACTCGAACGACTCTGGACGGGCGAGGGCGAAGAACGGTACAGCCTCCGGGACTTGGCGGACTACTTCAACCGTCGGGTGCTCGAAGCGGCCGTAGCGAGCACCGGTACGTCGATGCTGGACGGCGAAGTCGAGAACGTGTATCGGCTCCTGACCGACGACGAGGTGAGCAGCGGGATGCGGACGGAGGCGCGGGTGAGACTCGAACGCGACGGCGTGGACGTCGAGAGACTCGAACGCGATTTCGTCACGTATCAGGCGATACGTTCGTATCTCAAAGAGTATCGCGGTGCCGAATACGAAGGGACGAGCGGCGCAGACAGAGTCGAGAACGCGACCGCGACGATCCGGCGTCTCCGGTCGCGGACCGCGACGGTGACCGAAGGTAATCTCGATCAGTTGCGGTCGAACGAACACATCGCGCTCGGGGAGTTCCGCCTGTTCGTCGAGATGAACGTGCTCTGTGAGGAGTGTGGCGCACAGTACGGGGTAGACGAACTGCTCGAACGTGGCGGGTGCGACTGCCAACGAGAGACGGACGAGTAG